A genomic region of Corallococcus macrosporus contains the following coding sequences:
- a CDS encoding zinc-dependent metalloprotease: MFKKAAVLVVSCGALLTACGGDAQSENDEIVSNLIEAGFPANDIMVADGQVYVGRDAHVSLETSREMLQTPGETAEQYRTTNLVGTSVTKICIVPTSQFNSYSRLSAGLDLAIENYNSQGLRITFARGSASDCTATISAKTTSGVGGSSGFPKGGKPYGTLNIGVGLQDYSVDVNEHVITHEIGHTIGFRHTDYYDRSISCGTGGNEGASNVGAIHIPGTPTTATRGGSVMNSCFGSNESGEWSSSDRTALDYLY; this comes from the coding sequence ATGTTCAAGAAGGCGGCTGTCCTCGTGGTGAGCTGTGGCGCGTTGCTGACGGCCTGCGGTGGCGATGCGCAGAGCGAGAACGACGAGATTGTCTCCAACCTCATCGAGGCGGGCTTCCCCGCCAACGACATCATGGTCGCCGATGGCCAGGTGTACGTGGGGCGCGACGCTCACGTGAGCCTGGAGACCTCCCGGGAGATGCTCCAGACCCCTGGCGAGACGGCGGAGCAGTACCGGACGACCAACCTGGTCGGCACCAGCGTGACGAAGATCTGCATCGTCCCCACCTCGCAGTTCAACAGCTACAGCCGCCTCAGCGCGGGGCTCGACCTGGCCATCGAGAACTACAACAGCCAGGGTCTGCGCATCACCTTCGCGCGCGGCTCCGCGTCCGACTGCACCGCGACCATCTCCGCGAAGACCACCAGCGGCGTGGGCGGCTCGTCCGGCTTCCCCAAGGGCGGCAAGCCCTACGGCACGCTCAACATCGGCGTCGGGCTGCAGGACTACAGCGTGGACGTGAACGAGCACGTCATCACCCACGAGATTGGCCACACCATCGGCTTCCGCCACACGGACTACTACGACCGGTCCATCAGCTGCGGCACTGGCGGTAACGAGGGCGCGTCCAACGTGGGCGCCATCCACATCCCCGGCACGCCGACCACGGCCACGCGGGGCGGCTCGGTGATGAACTCCTGCTTCGGCTCGAACGAGAGCGGCGAGTGGAGCAGCTCCGACCGTACGGCGCTCGACTACCTCTACTGA
- a CDS encoding dienelactone hydrolase family protein, translated as MPAEYRFRVDGRIPVLKVHDEPRPGPAVIVLHGLFSNADDQRRELDALAHWGMAAVGVDAPHHGARRDGWLDGMPSLSPTDSHARFLYFIREAVPDVSRVIDHVVGEGHGPIGLAGVSFGAFTALAVAARDSRVQATVSLLGSPDWAPRDGHVTDELRGLMQEAPVHRPWDCARNPLLLLNAGRDRLVPAQQARDFAHRLWGEFPELGSHVGHYEYPESDHTMREEDWNDAWGRALGFLRRTLYRE; from the coding sequence ATGCCTGCTGAGTACCGCTTCCGCGTGGATGGCCGCATCCCCGTCCTCAAGGTGCACGACGAGCCCCGTCCCGGCCCCGCCGTCATCGTGCTGCATGGGCTGTTCTCGAATGCCGACGACCAGCGCCGGGAGCTGGATGCGCTCGCGCACTGGGGCATGGCAGCGGTGGGCGTGGACGCCCCGCACCATGGCGCCCGGCGCGACGGCTGGCTCGACGGGATGCCGTCGCTCAGCCCGACGGACTCCCATGCGCGTTTCCTCTATTTCATCCGCGAGGCCGTCCCCGATGTCTCCCGGGTCATCGACCATGTGGTGGGGGAGGGGCATGGGCCCATCGGGCTCGCGGGTGTGTCCTTCGGTGCGTTCACGGCGCTGGCCGTGGCGGCCCGCGATTCGCGCGTCCAGGCGACGGTGTCCCTCCTCGGCTCGCCGGACTGGGCTCCCAGGGATGGACACGTCACGGACGAGCTGCGCGGGTTGATGCAGGAGGCTCCCGTCCACCGCCCGTGGGACTGCGCGCGCAACCCGCTGCTCCTCCTGAACGCGGGGAGGGACCGGCTGGTCCCCGCGCAGCAGGCCCGGGACTTCGCGCACCGGCTCTGGGGCGAGTTCCCCGAGCTGGGCTCGCACGTCGGGCACTACGAGTACCCGGAGTCGGACCACACCATGCGGGAGGAGGACTGGAACGACGCCTGGGGCCGGGCGCTCGGCTTCCTGCGGCGCACGCTCTACCGGGAGTGA
- a CDS encoding phage holin family protein, which produces MDPYSSRTRGQYMGLDADETTTRPQAEGFRTDGGLGEQSLGTLVSEFIEQGRHLLRAELTLARTEMRAEAKKAAAGGGMVAAGGVVLFLGAMALVAFLVIALAELMPLWASALLVTVLLIAAGAGLAAVGAKRLKTVHAPRKTIQTLKEDSQWASTTMRSAKSQMHGHA; this is translated from the coding sequence ATGGACCCCTATTCCTCACGGACACGCGGCCAGTACATGGGACTGGACGCGGACGAAACCACGACCCGTCCCCAGGCCGAGGGCTTCCGGACGGACGGCGGACTGGGCGAGCAGTCGCTTGGCACCCTGGTCTCCGAGTTCATCGAGCAGGGGCGGCACCTGCTCCGGGCGGAGCTCACCCTGGCGCGCACGGAGATGCGCGCTGAAGCGAAGAAGGCAGCGGCCGGTGGCGGCATGGTCGCCGCGGGAGGCGTGGTGCTCTTCCTGGGCGCCATGGCGCTGGTGGCCTTCCTGGTCATCGCGCTCGCGGAGCTGATGCCCCTGTGGGCCAGCGCGCTGCTGGTGACCGTGCTGCTCATCGCCGCGGGGGCGGGCTTGGCCGCCGTGGGCGCGAAACGACTCAAGACGGTGCATGCACCGCGCAAGACCATCCAGACCCTCAAGGAGGACAGCCAATGGGCGAGCACGACGATGCGCTCCGCGAAATCGCAGATGCACGGGCACGCATGA
- a CDS encoding class I SAM-dependent methyltransferase, protein MNEQTALWNGTAGHAWVDTQEVLDGMFKPMQDLLVEEVPASSATQVLDVGCGTGSTTLAFARRLGGKGRCTGVDISEPMLAAARARAEREGIPADFIQADAQRHAFEPASFDLILSRFGVMFFEDPVQAFANLRRAAKAGARLRLIAWRSPADNPFMTTAERAAAPFLKLPARQPDAPGQFGFADPRRVHRILEESGWADIDLQPVDFTCTLPEKELVRYLTRFGPLGRFLHEVDAHARAHVIETVRAAFEPFVHGAEVRFTAGCWMTSARV, encoded by the coding sequence ATGAATGAGCAGACGGCACTTTGGAATGGGACCGCGGGACACGCCTGGGTGGATACACAGGAGGTGCTCGATGGGATGTTCAAGCCGATGCAAGACCTGCTCGTCGAAGAGGTCCCCGCCAGCTCCGCGACCCAGGTGCTCGACGTCGGCTGCGGCACGGGCAGCACCACGCTTGCCTTCGCGCGGCGGCTTGGCGGGAAGGGCCGCTGCACCGGCGTCGACATCTCGGAGCCGATGCTCGCCGCCGCCCGGGCCCGCGCGGAACGGGAAGGCATTCCGGCGGATTTCATCCAGGCAGACGCTCAGCGCCACGCCTTCGAGCCCGCGAGCTTCGACCTCATCCTGTCGCGCTTCGGCGTGATGTTCTTCGAGGACCCCGTCCAGGCCTTCGCGAACCTGCGGCGAGCCGCGAAAGCGGGCGCCCGGCTCCGGCTCATCGCCTGGCGGAGCCCCGCGGACAATCCCTTCATGACGACAGCCGAGCGCGCCGCGGCACCGTTCCTGAAGCTCCCCGCTCGCCAGCCGGACGCACCGGGACAGTTCGGCTTCGCGGATCCGCGCCGGGTCCACCGCATCCTGGAGGAGAGCGGCTGGGCGGACATCGACCTCCAGCCCGTCGACTTCACGTGCACCCTGCCCGAGAAGGAGCTGGTCCGTTACCTGACCCGGTTCGGTCCCCTGGGCCGGTTCCTTCACGAGGTGGACGCGCATGCCCGCGCCCACGTCATCGAAACGGTCCGCGCCGCCTTCGAGCCCTTCGTGCACGGAGCGGAGGTCCGCTTCACCGCGGGCTGCTGGATGACCAGCGCCCGGGTGTAA
- a CDS encoding helix-turn-helix domain-containing protein, translating to MGELDISEVARRSGVPASTLRFYEEKGLIASVGRRGLRRLFDPEVLERLALIAMGRSAGFSLEEIARMFAPDGRPRIDRRLLLTQAEQLDKTIRELSAMRDGLRHAAACPAPSHMECPTFLRLLRGARRKRTPKPP from the coding sequence GTGGGTGAACTGGACATCTCGGAGGTGGCGCGGCGCTCCGGCGTTCCGGCCTCGACGCTGCGGTTCTATGAAGAGAAGGGGTTGATTGCTTCCGTCGGCAGGCGGGGGCTGCGCCGCCTGTTCGACCCCGAAGTGCTGGAGCGGCTGGCGTTGATCGCGATGGGGCGCTCCGCCGGCTTCTCGCTGGAGGAGATCGCGCGCATGTTCGCGCCGGATGGACGGCCGCGCATCGACCGGCGGTTGCTCCTCACCCAGGCGGAGCAACTGGACAAGACGATCCGCGAGCTGAGCGCGATGCGCGACGGCCTCCGGCACGCCGCTGCCTGCCCCGCACCAAGCCACATGGAATGCCCCACCTTCCTGCGGCTCCTGCGGGGCGCGCGAAGGAAGAGGACGCCGAAGCCGCCGTAG
- a CDS encoding delta-60 repeat domain-containing protein, which translates to MMASRMASTAWLVLALSGAAFAEEEIWSPYDRFNAPNEDCELVALVPAPKGAWGVVGHTCNRLNGEPVGSLVVIDALGKRDTSPVSVALEAASDRDRMKELVQLLPVPSGGYIATYSSRDANAPQGESGPASVAHVLIRHTAKGTRAEAFNQKVQQTLRQKVGASSFIITAEVDAKSRLIVAASTPDENYLKEAPLWLLRFNPDGTLDRAQRFDPVLKELRLGWYVLNQVRARADGGLFLSGRFQAEERRADIPVLALNAQWKSDSRFNTPLISWLMKGEAGLELSLIAPGADGSVVGVGELGQGDTRAHVVRLTRDGRLDPAFHPFRQEGPYPQGRFMRVSQMGVGPDGAVVLAQNDIPAVDPPEGPWRAPGLVRLKADGTVDARFQAGLGAGLRYRKLAEAAKKDPDSSGFLWLVAAMPDGSVVVDGFFDELAGEKVTPPLRLAADGTRVRNFQARFETVLPPKKQVPNATTSAFFKADGRSHFIACSGKGNRTETFIYWMQGDTWGHTPSCAIHLGGDAASPGGAWQHCDARIRKAQAQGATCEETKVDPLDVRGHR; encoded by the coding sequence ATGATGGCTTCGAGGATGGCGAGCACGGCGTGGCTCGTGCTGGCGCTGAGCGGTGCGGCCTTCGCCGAGGAGGAGATCTGGTCGCCCTACGACCGGTTCAACGCGCCCAATGAAGACTGTGAGCTCGTGGCCCTCGTGCCCGCGCCGAAGGGCGCCTGGGGCGTGGTGGGACACACCTGCAACCGGCTGAACGGCGAGCCCGTGGGCAGCCTCGTGGTCATCGACGCCCTGGGCAAGCGGGACACGTCGCCGGTCTCCGTGGCGCTCGAAGCCGCGTCCGACCGGGACCGGATGAAGGAGCTCGTGCAGCTGCTCCCCGTGCCCTCCGGGGGCTACATCGCGACCTATTCCTCCCGCGACGCCAACGCGCCCCAGGGGGAGAGCGGGCCCGCGAGCGTGGCGCACGTGCTCATCCGCCACACGGCGAAGGGCACCCGGGCCGAGGCCTTCAACCAGAAGGTCCAGCAGACGCTGCGCCAGAAGGTGGGCGCCTCGTCCTTCATCATCACCGCGGAGGTGGATGCGAAATCGCGGCTCATCGTCGCGGCCTCGACGCCGGATGAGAACTACCTGAAGGAAGCGCCGCTGTGGCTGCTGCGCTTCAACCCCGACGGCACCCTCGACCGCGCCCAGCGCTTTGACCCGGTCCTGAAGGAGCTGCGGCTGGGTTGGTATGTGTTGAACCAGGTCCGCGCGCGGGCGGACGGAGGGCTCTTCCTGAGCGGGCGGTTCCAGGCGGAGGAGCGCCGCGCGGACATTCCCGTGCTCGCGCTCAACGCACAGTGGAAGTCCGACTCCCGCTTCAACACGCCCCTCATCTCCTGGTTGATGAAGGGCGAGGCCGGGCTCGAATTGAGCCTCATCGCTCCAGGGGCTGACGGCTCGGTGGTCGGAGTGGGGGAGCTTGGCCAGGGAGACACCCGCGCGCACGTCGTCCGGCTGACCCGTGACGGACGGCTCGACCCTGCCTTCCATCCCTTCCGCCAGGAGGGGCCATATCCCCAGGGCCGCTTCATGCGCGTGTCCCAGATGGGAGTGGGGCCGGACGGAGCTGTCGTCCTGGCCCAGAACGACATCCCCGCGGTGGATCCGCCGGAGGGCCCCTGGCGCGCTCCGGGGCTGGTGCGCTTGAAGGCGGACGGCACGGTGGATGCGCGGTTCCAGGCCGGGCTCGGCGCGGGGCTGCGCTACCGCAAGCTGGCGGAGGCCGCGAAGAAGGATCCGGACTCCTCCGGCTTCCTCTGGCTGGTGGCGGCGATGCCAGACGGATCGGTGGTGGTGGATGGCTTCTTCGACGAGCTCGCGGGCGAGAAGGTGACGCCGCCCCTGCGGCTCGCGGCGGACGGCACCCGGGTGCGGAACTTCCAGGCGCGCTTCGAGACCGTCCTTCCCCCCAAGAAGCAGGTCCCCAACGCGACGACGAGCGCGTTCTTCAAGGCGGATGGCCGGTCGCACTTCATCGCCTGTTCCGGGAAGGGGAACCGGACGGAGACGTTCATCTACTGGATGCAAGGCGACACCTGGGGACACACGCCTTCGTGCGCGATCCACCTGGGCGGAGATGCCGCGTCACCGGGTGGGGCGTGGCAGCACTGCGACGCCCGGATCCGCAAGGCCCAGGCGCAGGGCGCCACGTGCGAGGAGACGAAGGTGGACCCGCTGGATGTCCGGGGCCACCGCTAG
- a CDS encoding glutathione S-transferase N-terminal domain-containing protein: MSALDTPVIIGRSSSHFTRIARIFAAELRAEHSFQVLRDLLSTDPADYGGNPALRIPVLKTARGSWFGALNVSRELWRQSHPRPRVVWPEDLDVPLLANVQELTLQAMATEVTLVMEKMAGGGEGTTHALKLRQSLLNMMAWLEEHADAALAALPPGRDLSYLEVTLFCLVTHLEFRDVLPTAPYAALNRFCQQFAQRPSARDTAFRFDT, translated from the coding sequence ATGTCCGCGCTCGACACACCCGTCATCATCGGCCGCTCAAGCTCGCACTTCACCCGCATCGCGCGCATCTTCGCCGCGGAGCTGCGCGCCGAGCACTCCTTCCAGGTGCTGCGCGACCTGCTGTCCACCGACCCTGCGGACTATGGCGGCAACCCCGCGCTCCGGATTCCCGTCCTGAAGACGGCCAGGGGCTCCTGGTTCGGCGCGCTCAATGTCTCCCGGGAACTGTGGCGCCAGTCCCATCCCAGGCCCCGCGTGGTGTGGCCGGAGGACCTGGACGTGCCGCTCCTCGCGAACGTGCAGGAGCTCACCCTGCAAGCCATGGCCACGGAGGTGACGCTGGTCATGGAGAAGATGGCCGGCGGCGGCGAGGGCACGACGCATGCCCTCAAGCTGCGCCAGTCCCTGCTCAACATGATGGCGTGGCTGGAGGAGCACGCGGACGCCGCGCTCGCCGCCCTCCCGCCCGGGCGGGACCTGAGCTACCTGGAGGTCACGCTCTTCTGCCTCGTGACCCACCTGGAGTTCCGCGACGTGTTGCCCACCGCCCCCTATGCGGCGCTGAACCGCTTCTGCCAGCAGTTCGCGCAGCGGCCCTCCGCCCGCGACACCGCCTTCCGCTTCGACACCTGA
- a CDS encoding serine hydrolase domain-containing protein translates to MAVLHRGLRVGMALLASVMTPACGPETPVGAGLEVGERGLEVEQSNLPPLNREALRQAIANLPNAEVSGALVRVSGADGRWLGTSGVADIRTGAPVPVDAHFRIGSMTKTFTATVVLQLAAEGRVDLDRPVQDYLPRLLPVGVYAPITVRQLLNHTHGLPGVPVPQKDPEWFFENRYRRFSPRELVALSLPPGPRFAPGTKQEYGNIGYIVAGLLIEQVTGRPYGDAVRERILRPLHLRDTFVPGHDVTIPGRHAHGYEEVALEDGQCPSGAIPYGTRCLVDVTEASQSVPWAAGDMISTAEDLDRFLVALFQGRLLPRKQLEELFTVPDLPGASYSAGLTRYELNGIIFWGKSGDRHGYNNGMGATRDLRRRLVYSVNTLHMGGDQPAIAARIIAAALQSAQPR, encoded by the coding sequence ATGGCGGTTCTGCACCGTGGACTGCGGGTCGGTATGGCATTGCTCGCGAGCGTCATGACTCCTGCCTGCGGGCCGGAGACCCCGGTGGGAGCCGGGCTGGAGGTGGGCGAGCGGGGGCTGGAGGTGGAGCAGTCGAACCTGCCGCCCCTGAACCGCGAGGCGCTGCGACAGGCCATCGCGAACCTGCCGAACGCGGAGGTGTCTGGCGCCCTGGTGCGGGTGAGCGGCGCGGACGGCCGCTGGCTCGGGACGTCCGGGGTGGCCGACATCCGCACCGGCGCCCCGGTGCCCGTGGACGCGCACTTCCGCATCGGCAGCATGACGAAGACGTTCACCGCCACCGTGGTGTTGCAGCTCGCCGCCGAGGGCCGCGTGGACCTGGACCGGCCCGTCCAGGACTACCTGCCGCGCCTGCTGCCCGTGGGCGTCTACGCGCCCATCACCGTGCGCCAGCTGCTCAATCACACCCACGGCCTGCCCGGCGTGCCCGTGCCGCAGAAGGACCCGGAGTGGTTCTTCGAGAACCGGTACCGCCGCTTCAGCCCCCGCGAGCTCGTCGCGCTGTCGCTGCCACCGGGCCCGCGCTTCGCCCCGGGCACGAAGCAGGAGTACGGCAACATCGGCTACATCGTCGCGGGGCTGCTCATCGAACAGGTGACGGGCCGTCCCTATGGGGACGCGGTGCGCGAGCGCATCCTCCGGCCGCTGCACCTGCGGGACACCTTCGTGCCCGGCCACGACGTGACGATTCCCGGCCGGCATGCGCATGGCTATGAGGAGGTCGCGCTCGAGGACGGCCAGTGCCCCTCGGGCGCCATCCCCTACGGCACGCGGTGCCTGGTGGACGTCACCGAGGCCAGCCAGTCCGTCCCCTGGGCCGCCGGAGACATGATCTCCACCGCCGAGGACCTGGACCGCTTCCTCGTCGCGCTCTTCCAGGGCCGGCTCCTGCCGCGCAAGCAACTGGAGGAGCTGTTCACCGTCCCGGACCTGCCCGGCGCCAGCTACAGCGCGGGCCTCACCCGCTACGAGCTCAACGGCATCATCTTCTGGGGCAAGAGCGGCGACCGGCACGGCTACAACAACGGGATGGGCGCCACGCGGGATTTGCGCCGGCGCCTCGTCTACTCGGTCAACACGCTCCACATGGGAGGGGACCAGCCCGCCATCGCGGCGCGCATCATCGCGGCGGCCCTGCAAAGCGCTCAGCCGAGGTAG
- a CDS encoding lipocalin family protein: MARPKSPFVWILLAVGGVCAFCCTGTLGLMALGLFAGEDSATPRARAGRPGEPGGFAFDAPQGWKTQADGRFILEWDQRGDTLGVEALRLPSLPGLDDAEGKLARLWQERVGADWNDVKPNPLVMRRFVANGARAFFTAAVVRAKNNDRSFRVSLYLVEAGDRLEPLVFIQSFMTPGGLGEAMSASFSWNTSYVRVEEALKGVRGSPVGLPLVDDAEVVGHFVHGSSTAAQWVNAYTGGTTMTAVSYSSEYTFGANHSFQYKYAGASGQVGAMTFGSENDQGTWSVNHDVLTVTGAKRTRRFLLIGAARTPEGRRTLYLLRDQQGWSLSPGAIGQDGELYVAAD; this comes from the coding sequence ATGGCCCGACCCAAGAGCCCCTTCGTCTGGATCCTCCTCGCGGTCGGAGGCGTCTGCGCGTTCTGCTGCACCGGCACCCTGGGGCTCATGGCCCTGGGGCTCTTCGCCGGAGAGGACAGCGCCACGCCCCGGGCGCGGGCTGGCCGCCCGGGTGAGCCCGGCGGCTTCGCGTTCGACGCGCCCCAGGGCTGGAAGACCCAGGCGGACGGGCGGTTCATCCTCGAGTGGGACCAGCGGGGCGACACGCTGGGGGTGGAGGCGCTCCGGCTGCCGAGCCTGCCCGGGCTGGACGACGCGGAGGGCAAGCTCGCGCGGCTGTGGCAGGAGCGCGTGGGCGCGGACTGGAACGACGTGAAGCCGAACCCGCTGGTGATGCGGCGCTTCGTGGCCAACGGCGCCCGCGCCTTCTTCACCGCGGCGGTGGTGCGCGCGAAGAACAACGACCGGTCCTTCCGCGTGAGCCTCTACCTGGTGGAGGCCGGCGACCGGCTGGAGCCGCTGGTGTTCATCCAGAGCTTCATGACGCCTGGAGGCCTGGGTGAGGCCATGTCCGCCTCGTTCTCCTGGAACACGTCCTACGTCCGGGTGGAGGAGGCGCTGAAGGGCGTGCGCGGGAGCCCCGTGGGCCTGCCGCTGGTGGACGACGCGGAGGTGGTGGGCCACTTCGTCCACGGCAGCAGCACCGCGGCCCAGTGGGTCAACGCCTATACCGGTGGCACCACCATGACGGCCGTCTCCTACAGCAGCGAGTACACCTTCGGCGCGAACCACTCCTTCCAATACAAGTACGCGGGCGCCTCCGGTCAGGTGGGCGCGATGACGTTCGGCTCCGAGAACGACCAGGGCACCTGGAGCGTGAACCACGATGTCCTGACGGTCACCGGCGCGAAGCGGACGCGCCGGTTCCTGCTCATCGGGGCCGCGCGCACGCCGGAGGGAAGGCGCACGCTCTACCTCCTGCGCGACCAGCAAGGCTGGTCGCTGTCGCCGGGCGCCATCGGTCAGGACGGCGAGCTGTACGTGGCGGCGGACTGA
- a CDS encoding helix-turn-helix domain-containing protein yields the protein MTPRQSLLAQIGTDIVRFQEATAEFDATVGAVLALGRAELTCLTQLHFAGPMPLSAVTRGADVERLELAGYVQREGTGNGRRLALTGHAREWIETLWGPVQAEGLQLMSPMTDAELKVIARFLGQARASQDRHAARVAKLLQEPGGTRAARRRGGLSAAALHRVRLFIEAHLARSIRVGELAQRSGLSVFYFTRAFRQSMGMTPHAYVQQRRVERARGLLSHTNRSLGDIALEVGFSSQSHFTTVFRRVTGLTPAVVRRAGR from the coding sequence ATGACTCCCCGGCAGTCGCTCCTCGCCCAGATTGGCACCGACATCGTCCGCTTCCAGGAGGCCACCGCGGAGTTCGACGCGACCGTGGGAGCGGTGCTCGCGCTCGGCCGCGCGGAGCTGACGTGCCTGACGCAGCTGCACTTCGCGGGCCCCATGCCCCTGAGCGCGGTCACGCGAGGCGCCGACGTGGAGCGGCTGGAGCTCGCCGGCTACGTCCAGCGGGAAGGCACCGGGAATGGCAGACGGCTCGCGCTCACCGGGCACGCGCGCGAATGGATTGAGACCCTCTGGGGTCCCGTCCAGGCGGAGGGCCTCCAGTTGATGTCCCCCATGACGGACGCGGAGCTGAAGGTCATCGCCCGCTTCCTGGGCCAGGCGCGGGCGTCGCAGGACCGCCATGCCGCCCGCGTGGCGAAGCTGCTCCAGGAGCCAGGGGGCACGCGGGCCGCGCGCCGGCGCGGGGGCCTCTCCGCCGCCGCGCTCCATCGCGTGCGGCTCTTCATCGAAGCGCACCTCGCACGCAGCATTCGCGTGGGAGAGCTGGCCCAGCGCTCCGGCCTGAGCGTGTTCTATTTCACTCGCGCCTTCCGTCAGTCCATGGGCATGACGCCGCATGCCTACGTGCAACAGCGGAGGGTGGAGCGGGCGCGCGGCCTGTTGAGCCATACGAACCGCTCCCTCGGAGACATCGCGCTGGAGGTCGGCTTCAGCTCGCAGAGCCACTTCACCACGGTGTTCCGCCGCGTGACGGGACTCACGCCCGCCGTCGTGCGGCGCGCGGGACGCTGA
- a CDS encoding DUF1772 domain-containing protein: MMNLKPSAAEILLWLFVLNLGVAFGAGLYEHRISLPRWLDATGAHWSAEAARRDDVGRRFWGLVNTGPLTLLTLASLYFATKATGPLRAWWLGAALVALADRLLTFAYFIPTMVRLMQSADTPAAVETAMRWARMNHLRHALGAGAWFAALQALSWLRVKGGA, encoded by the coding sequence ATGATGAACCTGAAGCCATCCGCGGCGGAAATCCTGTTGTGGCTCTTCGTGCTCAACCTGGGCGTCGCGTTCGGCGCGGGGCTCTACGAGCACCGCATCTCGCTTCCCCGCTGGCTGGACGCCACGGGCGCGCACTGGTCCGCGGAGGCGGCGCGGCGGGATGACGTGGGGCGGCGCTTCTGGGGGCTCGTGAACACGGGACCGCTGACGCTGCTCACCCTGGCGAGCCTCTACTTCGCGACCAAGGCCACGGGACCGCTGCGCGCGTGGTGGCTCGGGGCGGCGCTGGTGGCGCTCGCGGACCGGCTCCTGACCTTCGCGTACTTCATCCCCACGATGGTCCGGCTGATGCAGTCCGCGGACACCCCGGCGGCCGTGGAGACCGCGATGCGGTGGGCGCGGATGAACCACCTGCGCCATGCGCTCGGGGCGGGAGCGTGGTTCGCGGCTCTTCAAGCCTTGTCATGGCTCCGGGTGAAGGGCGGTGCTTGA